TGAGATCCCTACAAATCTGTGCCCAGTCTCTCGATCTCATCCAGGAAGAAGTCCAAGTCCTGCTTGGTGACCACGGGATTTGTGACAACCTGGCGGAAGAAGTTGACCTTGCTGCCAAGGGGTTGGTAGCCCACCATCATGGACCCTTTCTTCATCATCCGCTCCTTGATAGCTGGAGCCACCTAGGCGGAGCAGCACTTAGTGTCAGCATCAGTCAGTGGTGCATACGGCCACCCAATTCGCCAGCTGTGATATGAACCTGCAACCCTTCTCCTGGGCTATAGAGTAGACCCCTCCAATGGCCAGCCCAACCCATCTAGCTAGCTCAGGGTTTTAGGCTTGTTGGTGACTGtcccctttaagagggagcagggTCCAGTGCCCCTGTGATATGTCAGCCACCTTCCAGTTAGGCTTAAGAGAGGGCCCCATGAGCCAGGACAGGAATCAGACACTGGAGGTGTTAGGCGCCCCCGAGAGAGAGGAACAGTGATGAGCTAGCAGGTGTTGCTTGGGAAAGAGCTTCAGGCGACCCAGTGGAGAGAGCAGAattggggagggagcaggaacaGGACTGTTGGTGAGGACCCTGATGGGTGGAAGGTCCAGGAAGTggccccaaggcaaaaggggaagATCTAGCTTAGCCAGGGGAAGCTGAGCCCAGAAGCAAGAGGGTGGATCCCCCCGAGCAGGCATGGGACTCCTTGGGAACAGCTGGGGAGCTCTTTGGGCAAAGCTTTGAGGGAAGAGCTGTGGGAAGGGTGGTCATTCCCAGGCAGGGAGACCTGGAACAGGCACCAAAGGAAGTGGGGGCACAGTGCTGCTACTGATTCTCCAGTGGgtgaggccctgggctgggggaggggaaaatgacTATATGTGTTCACTATGGGAACTGGAGAAAGGTTTCAGTGCAAGGTTGCGGGGGAATCACAGCATGGGTGTATGTGAAGACATTCTGCCCCGAGGCAGACGGACTACATTCCTTTCaaggaaaagggaaactgaggctgggcgCACCTGTTGTGCTGTGGGTTGATGCTGGAAGGCGCCCCTAGCAGGGGTCACCATATAACAGCTTGGATTTTGAAAGgtatcaatgggatttgggtgcggGACTCCCGAAGAGATTCCCTGGGTGCTGGATGTCCAACTGTGCCAAGCGGCTTTGAAAAATCCCTTTCACGGATAATGCCTGGAACGCTGGTGTCTAAGTGTGACAAGAGACATCAACTGGGGCCAGTGGGACAAAGACCTAGGGCCTTGGATACAAAGAAACAGTGAAGTCTTAGTACATAGGAAGCTAGAgaagcagcccccagcctggcctggctAGCAGAGAGAAGGCTGGGGTGCCACAGCCTGGGGGTTGGCAGGGGGACAGGCCAGACACatgcacacattctctctctccatgAGTCTGGATGGGGGTACTGGAGTTTACTACCATCTAGGGAGGCTGTATCTATCCATCAGAAAACaggggcttccccccaccccactcccagcattCCCTGCACTCACCTTTCCCAGTCTCTCCCAGTAATCGGCACAGCCCTGTTTGCCCCGGAGGCTGGGCGGCACAAACCAGAAACACAGATTGATGAACTCGGGCTGGGGGAGGTAAAGGAGAAGGGGTCACCAGCACGGATCTCTGTAAGTAAACAACCCGAGTACCCCAAAACCTCAGCTAATGGAGGTGCAGCCTCTGGAGACTGGACAGGGCCCAAGCCTGCTCTCCCCTCGCTTATGGCTCTAGGAACACCCACGGGGATTGGATTTCATTGCTGGTCAATTCACGTAACAAGGATAAGTAGGTGCTGCCCACCCATCTATCAGTAAGGGCTTTGGGAACTCATGATAAACTCTCCCCAATCCCTTGGAAAACGACAAGCTCCCGATGAGCCGTGGTGTAGCAATGGCTCCAGATGGCCCATACCTCTATCACCAGCTGGAAACTTTCCCTTTTCTTTATCTCCTCAGTCAGGTACCTAGAGAGAATGAAGAGAACATTGTTGATCTTTTGTGGTGGGCATAAAGCAATAGTGGAGCTAGAGACACCATCCATGTGTAGGATCAGGGAGCATCACTAGAGCACCTCTTGGGGTTAGGGGTACACCTgtatcccccacccctcacctaGTGAACTCGAAGGCCCTGTCCACTCGCTTCTCCAGCCCCTCGGTCCCATTGGCCTTCCACATCAGCCACAGCTTGAGGCAGTCCACCTTGCGGCCACACTGGACGGTCTTGTCTCCCGTGTCGTAGGCCATGTCGTAGAACTTGTCAGTCTGGAAGAGGTAGGTGGCGTTGGCGCAGTGGCACCGCTGCAGCAGGCCCTGAAACGGGAGGGTCCAGCAAACACATCAGCATGTCCCGACAAGGGCCCCATGGGACAGTAGGGACAAAGCGTACGCTAGGCAGGCCAGCAAGGGAGCACTGAGGGAGCTGGATTGGCTCTACATGTTCACAGAAACTCCACTTCCAACAATGCCCAGCAgtgggcgctgtggggagcagggcaggagggtTGGCCATGgtgggagctcccagctactccagtcccagcctctcccagcagggggtgctgtagggaatggggcagggctattggctgtgggggagctcccTGTCACTTCATTTGCAGCGACTTCAGGCAGGATACACTGTAGGGAATAGCACATAAGCTGCATTCATCACTGCAGGGGAGGGAACGGCGGCAAAGACCTACGGAGCTATCTCGAAGCAGGAAGGCAGAGCACTGCAAACCCGTCATCAGCATCTTGTGGGGGTTCCAAGCCACCGAATCCGCCCTGCAAGGGAAAGGGAGACTCAGTGAGACATTAACATTAGCTGGGCCAGGGAACAGGCTGGGGAGTGCAGGGCCGGCTGTGGGCTAGCTCCAGGAGGTGTATGGAATGGGATATTCaccagcaggagcagagctgcacaCACTGATATTGACGTCACCATGTGCTAATTTCAGGGTCTTACGGGCACAGGCTGCCCGTGCTGGATCGGACAGGATCACGTGATGCAGGGAGAGATCATCTCCCGCTCTGGCTCAATACCTGTTCTCAGTGCGTCCTTGAAGTTCTTCACCCCGATGTAAAGTCCTGCGTAACCAGCCCCTCACCTGATCTCAACGGCTCTGACCTCCACTCCTACCATGAAGCTGCGAGCGCGACCGCTAACCCTGTCCCCCAGTTTGGGGACAGTACCCACCTCTCTATCCCACGCAGGAGATGTCTGTGTCTTCTGGAGAGCAGGGCGCTCCCACCCCATGCGGCCTGCCAAGGAGGAACAGGGAGAGACAGCAGCGCTTTGAGTTCAGTCAGCAGCCAGTGGGGAGCTACATGTGGCTAAACCCGCTGAGACTGGGGCATGCTGCACCCTCAGCCAAGGGGAACCCATTTTCAAGATGGTCCTTCTAGCTCAGCCTAGGGCctcttctctcactgtgacatCTACGATCCCCTGTCTTTTGGCTGCTCTAAGGGGAGAGCCTGACCCTGAAGCCTCCTGCCTGGGTTTTGCATGAGGCCCAGCGCACGTGGAGAGAGGACGCTAGAGCTGGAGGAATGCAGCCGTTGGTTCCAACACCAAACTGGCCTGTATGAACTGGCAGGTGACTTCCAGGCTGGATGCACGAGAGATGGCAGGAAAAAAAACTACTGTCCAAGTGGCCCAGGGGGATGATGGGAAGGCACTGGAAGATTAGCAGCCCCCAAGCAGTGCAGCCTCACTGCGGAGTGATAGCAGCAGACCAGTTGTGCTCACTTTGGCTTCAGCCAGTGCTCCAGTGGTGTTAGTAGCATCGCAGAACATGGGTgatggtttgtgtgtgtggatagaAGAGCGTTCACAGGATCCTTCATGCTACAACAGGAGTGAACTAGACAAGCTGTGTGGGGGTTAGGGATAGGGCTTGTCAATTACCAGCAATGCTGGGTCTGTTCAGCCAAGCTGTGGTAACCAAAGGTTCCCAGTGACCTCCTCATCTGCTCCCCTAGCCCCACCTCCCTTCCTGGACAGACATCGCATGCGCCCAGGGACGGAGCCCTTCCTAAATCTGTAGCGCCCGAGGGCACATCTCCCTGCCCCGCCCTCCTTGGGGGACTCACGTCCACGTGAAACCAGGCCCCGTGGCGCTCGCATAGGTCTGCCACGTCCACCAGTGGGTCGAAGGCTCCCAGCACAGTGGTGCCGCAGGTAGCGTTGACAAAGAAAGGACACGCGCCCTGGAAAGGAagaggggcagtgggtggggggtggcgTTACAGGGCGGGGGTGTTCCtagcaggctgctccctgccccacagaccagaccccctcaccccacctcaaaCTCACCTCAGATTTTGCCTTGTTGATCTGTTTCTCCAGGTCTGCAGGGATCATTTTCCCCCTGAGGATGAGAGCACAAATTATCCCCAGGGGCGGACTCTGTGTAGGGAGCAGAGATGGATTCTTCTACTCAAGACCAGGCAGGTGGCTGCAGGGAAGCGTCTGTGGGAGCTGTTAGCTACCCTGCTCCCTGCTTAGACCAGCAAGAGTCACTGATGGGACTCGTGGAGGAGTGATGGCTTGtgggagctcccagccactgcagtcccagtatggggggagggatagctcagtggtttgagcattggcctgttaaacccagggttgtgagttcaattcttgagggggccacttggggatttggggcaaaatcagtacttggtcctgctagtgaaggcagggggctggactcgatgacctttcaagttcccttccagttctaggagatgggatatctccactaattattattattatcctccAGATACAGAGCCTGAAGGAAATGGGGCATGTGCCTTGGGTGTTGGGGCGCATtcggctactccagtcccagcctctcccagaagGGGGCGCTGGTTGCTGGGGCGCACCCAGCTCTCAGAAAGGAGAGCTGTAGAGAGCAGGGCAGAAGTCCTGGGTGCTGGGGTGCTTCCAGTGGCTGTCGTACCAGCCTCTCCCAGCTGTAGGGTGCTGTAGGAAGGGAAGGAGGCGCAGTCGAATGGAACCAGTGCCAGGTCTGGATAAAGGCCCCAAGCATTCCCAGGGTGAGCTCTCACCTCTCATCCACTCCGACCAGGTAGATGTTGTCTGTGCCAAtgcccaggaaagctgcccccttCTGGACGGAGTAATGGCACTATGGGGGAAGGCGGAAGGGAGGGAATCAGTACAGACTCCTGCCAGGGTCCAGTCCCAAAGAAATCACAGGGCAGGAAGTGTCATTTAgtgagggggtgtggcagcaccccccacacccctagttccagcacctctgctgtATTGTGTATTCTGTGATTCTTTAGCCCTGCTGCGTTATTCCCATAGGGGGGACCCCTGCACGGGGTGGATGGAGAACTGATGCACCTTAATTCTCCGACAGGACCCCCCGTACCCTAGTAAGAGGCCCATTCAAAGGCGTGGATGGATTAGACAGATGTTGACGTTTATGGGATTTTTGGCCTTGTCCAAATTAGCAGGAAAATGCTACAGCAAGAAGCCATGGGCTGACGTTCCTTGAACTGCAGCCTCCGTCcggttcctctcctcctccctcagcacctctcaggcaTTTACAAGTGCAGGACGGACCGCTGCTCTGAGAGCCGTCTGAATCCAGGCCCTGGGCATCCTTCCCGGGGCGGAGAGTGACCCTCAGGCATTGCAACCCTTAACCCTCTGGTACACCCACTTGGCCTACCTCCATCCCACAATGCAATGCTTCCTGTTTGAAAAGGACCCCCGAAAGACCCCAGTCCCTGTGCTGGGCTGTGTGTATGGCACACCGGCCaaactggggagggggctgtagATGGCCTGGGTTAAGCCAAATGGCACAGACGCTGAGGGCAGAAGTGGGTCCTGCTCTGGGCCTTGCTGATCCGTGGCTCTGATGGGGTGACATGGCAGCACCCCATCCTTAAGGGGAgaccaagcccagcccccctcttCTCATGCTCCTGTCATGGCTACTGAAGGGGAAGCCCCGGGTTGCACCTCTTGCGAAGTAAACACCGCCAGCCTTGGCAGTGCCCAGATGCCCGTCCGCTTGCTGTCCGGGAAGCGCTGGTACCGCGCCACGTTCATGGCGTATATATTGGAGAGGGAGCCTCCTGTAGGGAAACAAACCCACTGAGATCAGTGCAAGCCTGTCGCCCACTCCCCATGTGCTGCGGGGCAGGAAGAAGGACAGctttggaggggaggaaggaggcttCAATCACTGCATCGAGAAGAAACTCGCCCTGGTGGAGTCCCCGCTACCACCAGCAGGGCACGGGAGGATGCTCACACTGCTGAGGCGAGGAAGTTGGCATCAGCAGGGCACTGTTGAGAGGAAGCTCACACTGGTGGAAGGAGGTTGTTATTGGCAGGGAGGACGCTCACACTGACCGAGCACTGCTGCGAGGAAGGCCCAGGTGGCACTGGTATATCACTGGAAGAGCGTCAGGTTCTAGGACTCTGCATAAGAAAGCAGAGCTTTTTTGCTGACTCACGTTAGTGCTGGGTGCCAGAAccctgcagagagagacagaggtatTTCTGCTGCCTCCTTCTGTAAGGGAGGTCCTATCCGGACCAAGCCATGACATAAAAGGGGCTGGAGGGTCTCTCTGAGGCAGAGGGAACGAAGGGTAGAGATCAGGGGAGTCCTGCAGGGAAGCGCCCTAGGAAGAGCCAGGCACAGGAGAAAGCTTTGGCCACAGGTTATGTTCCGTTGTTGCTTTTTAAGTGAACCGTAAACTGCAGGGAGGGCTGAGTCTGGCTCTTGCCCTGTGTGTATGCCAGGGAGGGCTGAGTCTGCCTCCTGCCCTCTATATCAGCCAAGGATGCCAGCTGCTAACCCTGCTCACACACTTCTTTCCGGGATCTCCTAGCCCTGCAGGACTCCAGCAGTTCTGAGCTGTATGGTATAGAACCCAGATCCCGGGGAAACTGGTGCAGCTCAATCAATGTCAATGGAGCTACCACGATTGACCCCAGCTGAGGGTCTAGTCCTGCACCTTCGCTTTGGATCTGTCAGGGGGGACATAAACCAGACCGGCAATGGGGAAGGAAGGACCCAGCACCCCAATCCCAGCAGGAAACCCGGTTCATGAAAGGGCAGGGATGCCCTGGGTGCCCCTGGCTTGACCCTCCCTCTGGCAGTATATCAGCCTCACGCACCTGGGCAGAATATCCCGTCTCCACTCCCCCAGCCAATCAGCTCCCGCAGCTTCTTCAGCACCACCTCCTCCATCAGCACAAACACAGGGGCGATCTCGTAGGTGTACCTGggggacacacagacacacctcaGTGAGGCACCCGGCCATTGCGGGAGGGGGTTTACCTGGAGCTGCACAGGAGATGGATAGCCCAGGAGGGAGTGAAACCTGCAGGGTGCTGGTCCATATTGCAGATTGCAGACCAGCTGGGCAGCAATGGGAGCTCTGATTCAAGAGTACCTGGGCGTGGGATAGCAGTGGGGGCTATGGGTCGGGATTatggggcatcagcagagctgtgtgtgggaagTCACACCCCCTCTACATCTAAAGAAGAGACACTGCAGCCTCAGGGCAAAAATGAGGCCCCAGAACTTTCCCCCCCTTTGTGAATTTCACCCACCTCTCCCTGTCTTTTGGCAGCAAACAGCCCCGGCATTCTCTCTTTCTTGTGTCCTTAATTGTCCTTGTGCCCCACCCTCAGCTAGATGCACTGCCTGCCTGGGCAGCTCCAGGCAAAGGGTGCTCAGAGACAGGGCAAGGACTTACTGGCTGGTGTTGAGCGTCTCTGTGATCATCCGTCCCACCAGGGCATGGGGATCCAGCCCCGAAAACAGCTGGTTAAAGAAACGAGGATGAcctggggggcgggagagagagagagagagcctttaACACAGGGAAAGAGCAGGAAACAGAGCTTGTGTCCTCATTAAACCTGGGCTAGATCCGACATCAGTCACCAGCTTAGCCCTACACTGGGCAGCCCCCAGGACCTGTGAGTCCATAAATACAGCCCCTAcaatttgagctaaaggagaatctctgtgAGCTATAGCGGTTTCAAGGCCGTTACCCTCTTTGGACTGCAGCCGCTAGAGGGCGATAGCCACGTTCACCTGGCTGGGCTCCAGGGACATAGACACCCTAGTTGGTACATCACAGCTGCGCTGATATCCCTTACGGACGTAGTTCTGACCTAGCATTCAGGCCCTGCTCAGCGGAGGGCGAGCCTTGTTCTCCCTCTGACGCGCACACAGGCAGCTCTGAGCACAGCCAGCGGGAGGCGGGGGACCCCCTCCGAGGGCTGCACCAGGCCCAGCCGTCGGAGTCTCTCATCACCTACATGTTTTCACGCTGTACTGGATGACGTCCCGGCAGTGCTCCAGCACCCTCTGCTGGGgctccccactgctcctcagctccAGGTCCAGGATTTTCTGCAGGTCTTGGGGCTTCCTCCAGTCACAGACCTGAAGGGACAGAGACAATCCATCAGCGGCCTGCTGAGCTGGGAAAACAGCCCTTCCCTGGATGCTCCCTTCGCCAGGGGGCACAGGGCAAGCAGGGCCCACCTCAGCAGGGAGCCCCCGCCCAGCTGGGGGCAAGGCTGGTAGAAGATGCCCAGCTCGTGACCTCAGGAGCATGTGCACATGTGTGAGGGGGGTTACTCCAGGCTGGGGGAAAGGAGTCAGGTcctgtctaaggcctggtctacactacgactttaattcggatttatcagctttaattcgaattaaccctgtaaccgtccacacaacgacgccatttaattcgatgtaaagggccctttaaatcgatttctgtactccaccccaacgagcggagtagcgccaaaatcgattttagcaattcgaattagggttagtgtggccgcaattcgatggtattggcctccgggagctatcccacagtgcatcattgtgaccgctctggacagcaatccgaactcggatgcactggccaggtagacaggaaaagccccgcgaacatttgaacttcatttcctgtttgcccagcgtggagagcacaggtgaccacagatacctcatcagcacaggtaaccatgcaggctgataatcgaaaaagagcaccagcatggaccgtgagggaggtactggatctgatcgctgtatggggagaggattcagtgcttgcagaacttcgttctaaaagacgaaatgcaaaaacttttgaaaaaatttccaaggccatgatggagagaggccacaatagggactctgagcagtgccgcgtgaaggtcaaggagctcagacaagcctatcaaaaaacaaaggaggcaaacggtcgctccgggtcagagccgcggacatgccgctactacgccgagctgcatgcaattctagggggggctgccaccactaccccacctttgttcgtggattctgggtcggggatagtctcgacgcctgaggattctgccgatggggtagaggaggaggaggaggaggaggatgagcttgcagagagcacacagcactccattctccccaacagccaggatctttttatcaccctgactgaagtaccctcccaagccagtacccaagactctgaccccatggaagggacctcaggtgagtttaccttttaaaatataaaacgtgttttaaaagcaaacggtttttaatgattactttgcctgactttgcattcgcggtcagttcagctactggaaaagtctgtagctactggaaaagtctgttaacgtgtctggggatggagcggaaatcctccagggacatctccatgaagctctcctggaggtactccgaaagccttgccagaaggtttctgggcagtgcatccttattccctcctccatggtaggacacttgaccacgccatgcttgcagcaagtaatctggtatcattgcctgacaaagcctggcagcgtatggtcccggtgtttgctggcattcaagcaacatccgttctttatcttgttgtgtaatcctcaggagagtgatatcactcctggtaacctggttgaaatacaggaacttaattaaggggacagaggtggccgttcctactgggctgtttgcctgtggcggaaaataaatccttccctgcagttagccaagcgcagatgggaaattggccctgaagttttccgcgtttggctagcagggatcttccctgttaccagccacgcggtggggggagggtaccgtgatcatcccagagaattcatggcgaggggggggggtcggcggcggggggggtagtttggtgcctgcagggatcttccctgataccagccatgcggtggggggaggggtaccgtgatcatcccagagaattcatggcgggggggggttagtttgttttctggtgctgctgaatgttaacagaaaaaccgcagcactctacttgcctgaaggggcccagagaagcccccccacactgccccccccccaactggctgagattggccaggcttctgcagcactctacaggctatgcttggtatgtgggaaaggagggtgcagaagctgtaaaacaatggcttaccatggccgcatgcaagccgaattctgttgcccagacctgtgatctctagcagcaaagccacaagcactcagcattaagaggcaaaatgcgaccttgcacagaaatcacatgtgctatgtaatgtgaacagtgttggtcaccgtgaaagagtataagcattgttctgcaaaatgtagcttttaaaacaattctctcttttttcccctccctacagcagctgcaaattcctcaagcctccctcctccatcccgaaggttatcacagataaggcgtcgtaagaagaagacgcgggagg
The genomic region above belongs to Malaclemys terrapin pileata isolate rMalTer1 chromosome 23, rMalTer1.hap1, whole genome shotgun sequence and contains:
- the CSAD gene encoding cysteine sulfinic acid decarboxylase isoform X1 translates to MMAEDPLSHPALDKAAGEEFLQEAFQIILEEAVRKGTDVAEKVCDWRKPQDLQKILDLELRSSGEPQQRVLEHCRDVIQYSVKTCHPRFFNQLFSGLDPHALVGRMITETLNTSQYTYEIAPVFVLMEEVVLKKLRELIGWGSGDGIFCPGGSLSNIYAMNVARYQRFPDSKRTGIWALPRLAVFTSQECHYSVQKGAAFLGIGTDNIYLVGVDERGKMIPADLEKQINKAKSEGACPFFVNATCGTTVLGAFDPLVDVADLCERHGAWFHVDAAWGGSALLSRRHRHLLRGIERADSVAWNPHKMLMTGLQCSAFLLRDSSGLLQRCHCANATYLFQTDKFYDMAYDTGDKTVQCGRKVDCLKLWLMWKANGTEGLEKRVDRAFEFTRYLTEEIKKRESFQLVIEPEFINLCFWFVPPSLRGKQGCADYWERLGKVAPAIKERMMKKGSMMVGYQPLGSKVNFFRQVVTNPVVTKQDLDFFLDEIERLGTDL
- the CSAD gene encoding cysteine sulfinic acid decarboxylase isoform X2, which codes for MITETLNTSQYTYEIAPVFVLMEEVVLKKLRELIGWGSGDGIFCPGGSLSNIYAMNVARYQRFPDSKRTGIWALPRLAVFTSQECHYSVQKGAAFLGIGTDNIYLVGVDERGKMIPADLEKQINKAKSEGACPFFVNATCGTTVLGAFDPLVDVADLCERHGAWFHVDAAWGGSALLSRRHRHLLRGIERADSVAWNPHKMLMTGLQCSAFLLRDSSGLLQRCHCANATYLFQTDKFYDMAYDTGDKTVQCGRKVDCLKLWLMWKANGTEGLEKRVDRAFEFTRYLTEEIKKRESFQLVIEPEFINLCFWFVPPSLRGKQGCADYWERLGKVAPAIKERMMKKGSMMVGYQPLGSKVNFFRQVVTNPVVTKQDLDFFLDEIERLGTDL